A segment of the Methanothermococcus thermolithotrophicus DSM 2095 genome:
ATATTTGTTATACCTATCGAAGAAGTTGTTAGAGTAAGAACCGGTGAAAGAGGCAACGATGCTATTTAAACAACCAATTTTTTTATTTTTTTAAATTTTCAGTTTTTAATGAGTTTATTCCTAATAATTTTTATAATTTATTAATTTAAATCCTTAGATTTTCTGATTTTCGAAAAATATATATACGTTATGTACATTCTATTATATATAGGAATAGGAATTCCTATTCCTACTCTACTAGTTATGATGATGGTGATAACATGAAAAAAGTAGAAGCCATAATAAGGCCAGAGAGATTAGATATTGTTAAAAATTCCCTAACTGATGCTGGTTATGTGGGAATGACCGTTAGTGAAGTTAAAGGAAGAGGTATCCAAGGGGGAATTGTAGAAAGATACAGAGGAAGAGAATACACAGTTGATCTACTTCCAAAAATAAAAATTGAACTTGTAGTTAAGGAAGAAGATGTGGAAAAAATAATAGACATAATCTGTGAAAATGCCAAAACTGGAAACCAAGGGGATGGGAAAGTGTTTATCATACCTGTTGAAGAGGTTGTAAGGGTAAGAACCAAAGAAAGAGGAAGAGGGGCAATTTAAAAAAATAAAACGGTGATTAATAATGACTGCAGCAGAATTAAATTCAATAGCAGATGCATTAACAAGTTTAGTAACTGCGGGCGATGTATTCTTCCTTGTTGTCATGGGAGTCCTCGTTTTCATGATGCAATGGGGCTTTGCAATGCTCGAAGGAGGACAGGTTAGGAAGAAAAATGTTAACAATGTTATGATGAAAAACATGGTTGATTGGTTGATTGGCTGTGTTTCATGGTTATTTATTGGTGGTGTTTTAGCAGTTTCAATAAATCCTGCTGATTTCATAAGTTGGTGGAGTAAAATATTTAGTGCAACACCGTTCCTAGTAGATAATGGTATTGAATTAGCAAACTGGTTCTTTGGACTGGTATTCGCAGCAACAGCAGCTACAATAGTTTCAGGAGGTGTTGCAGAGAGAATAAAATTCGGTGCATATGTGTTAATATCCATTGTAATAACAGCGTTATTATATCCTTTCTTCGTATACTTGGGTCCATGGGGTGCAGGTATCGTTTCATGGCATGATTACGCTGGAAGTTTAATAGTTCATGCCCTTGGTGGATTCTTAGCACTAGGAGCTATTGCAGCATTGGGTCCAAGGGTTGGAAGATTTATGAATGGTAAATCAGTACCAATTTTAGGGCACAACATACCAATGGCAGTATTTGGGGCATTGGCTCTAGCAATTGGATGGTACGGATTCAACGTAGGTAGTTCACTGGCGTTAGGGGATGTTTCAGGCCTTGTATGTGCTACAACAACACTTGCTATGGCAGGTGGAGGTATTGGGGCATTGTTAATGTCTAAAAAAGATGTATTATTTACTGCCAACGGTTTAGTTGCCGGGCTTGTTGCCATCTGTGCAGGTACAGATATAGTTAGCCCAGTAGGAGCTCTTATTATAGGTATCATAGCAGGAGCTCAGGTTCCTATAGTTTATAGATTATTAGAAAAAATGAAACTCGACGATGTCTGTGGGGTGGTGCCTGTCCATGGAACCGCAGGTGTTACTGGTGCAATATTGGCAGGTATTTTCGGAATGACCGCGTTTGGTGGAACAGGAGATGTAAGTCTTATGGAACAGATAATAGCATCAGTATTTGTTATTGTCTACGGAACAAGTCTAGGATATGTGTTAGGTAAGGTAGTAGGAATATTCACCGGCGGTCTTAGAGTATCCGAAGAGGATGAGAAAATTGGGCTCGATTTGGCAGAACACAAACTCTCAGCATACCCTGAGGAAGAAAGAGTTTAAATACCCTTTATAATTACTTAATTATTTTTTCTTTTCCATTTTTTTAATTTAAAGGAAATTTATGCCATTTGAATTATTTATTTAATTATGAGGTATATATTGGACCCGTTTTTAATTTTATAATATATGTTATAGTATATTGTATCGTCTTTTAGGTATTTAGGGGATATAATGTCCAGTTTTAGTAAAAGATGCTACAATCTCGTTAAAAAGATTCCAAGAGGATATGTAACCACATATAAAGAGATTGCGGAGATATTGGGAACTAAAGGATATAGGGCAGTTGGAATGGTATTAAATAAGAATCCAAGTATTCCAGAAATCCCATGTCACAGAGTTGTTAAATCAAATGGTGAAGTTGGAGGATATGCCAAAGGAATAGAAAAGAAAATAGAGCTCTTAGAGAGCGAAGGAATACCAATTAAAGATAAAAAAATAATTAATTTTGAAAAATATTTTTTTAGATTTGATAGATCTAAAACCAAAACCTAATGAATTTATATTTTTAAACATATATTTTTTAGTTGTATATTTGGTGATACTATGGTTTTTGGATTATTTAAATCAAAGAAAAAATCTATCGATGATTTTTTAAAAAATAATGAAAATAATGTTCTAAAATTGGAACTAAATAAACCGCTGGACTGTATATGTGATTTTACGTATGATTTTGTTTGGCAAAGTAATTTTGACTACAACCAAGAAGTTGTAGATGGCGTAACTTATAAAGGTTTAGTTGAGCATTTAAAAAACAAAGGAATAGTGTATATCAAGGGAAATATTGGCCATAGATTTTGCAGCTCTATGGGGGCAGATTTAAAATATTTTGGGGGAGATGGTGGAAAACTCAATGTTGGAATAGTAATTGTTGATGGAGATATTGATACAAGGTTTGGAATAAGCATGGTTT
Coding sequences within it:
- a CDS encoding P-II family nitrogen regulator, translating into MKKVEAIIRPERLDIVKNSLTDAGYVGMTVSEVKGRGIQGGIVERYRGREYTVDLLPKIKIELVVKEEDVEKIIDIICENAKTGNQGDGKVFIIPVEEVVRVRTKERGRGAI
- a CDS encoding ammonium transporter, producing MTAAELNSIADALTSLVTAGDVFFLVVMGVLVFMMQWGFAMLEGGQVRKKNVNNVMMKNMVDWLIGCVSWLFIGGVLAVSINPADFISWWSKIFSATPFLVDNGIELANWFFGLVFAATAATIVSGGVAERIKFGAYVLISIVITALLYPFFVYLGPWGAGIVSWHDYAGSLIVHALGGFLALGAIAALGPRVGRFMNGKSVPILGHNIPMAVFGALALAIGWYGFNVGSSLALGDVSGLVCATTTLAMAGGGIGALLMSKKDVLFTANGLVAGLVAICAGTDIVSPVGALIIGIIAGAQVPIVYRLLEKMKLDDVCGVVPVHGTAGVTGAILAGIFGMTAFGGTGDVSLMEQIIASVFVIVYGTSLGYVLGKVVGIFTGGLRVSEEDEKIGLDLAEHKLSAYPEEERV
- a CDS encoding MGMT family protein, whose protein sequence is MSSFSKRCYNLVKKIPRGYVTTYKEIAEILGTKGYRAVGMVLNKNPSIPEIPCHRVVKSNGEVGGYAKGIEKKIELLESEGIPIKDKKIINFEKYFFRFDRSKTKT